A DNA window from Candidatus Hydrogenedentota bacterium contains the following coding sequences:
- the carB gene encoding carbamoyl-phosphate synthase large subunit, translating into MPKRTDLKKIMIIGSGPIVIGQACEFDYSGTQACKALREEGYTVMLVNSNPATIMTDPETADRVYVEPLTVEYLERVIERERPDALLPTVGGQTGLNLSVALAERGILHKYGVELIGAKLGPIKKAEDRGQFKDAMIRIGLEVPRSEVIHSMEEAWSFGALVNYQAVIRPAFTLGGSGAGVSFNREEYGRAVQYGLDASPVTEVLVEESVLGWKEYELEVMRDLNDNVVIICSIENFDAMGVHTGDSITVAPAQTLTDREYQLMRDASVAIMREIGVDTGGSNVQFAVCPTTGRLVVIEMNPRVSRSSALASKATGFPIAKIAAKLAVGYSLDEIRNDITRETPASFEPTIDYVVTKIPRWAFEKFPGAEDALTVQMKSVGETMSIGRTFKESLQKAIRGLEIGRFGLGGDGRGKGLSASDAEGLDRETLLRAMRKPNRERLFQMANALRLGVSVEDLCEATKVDPWFVRQMREIIEAEAEIRATPDPDAATLLRFKKLGFSDKQLGHLWGKTDLEVRALRKGLGVIPGYRLVDTCAAEFAAHTPYYYSSYDNEDEVELTGKESIIILGGGPNRIGQGIEFDYCCVHAAFALKDDGYETVMVNCNPETVSTDYDTSDRLFFEPVTFEDVMNIIDRVKPKGVIVQFGGQTPLNLAQRLEAAGAPIIGTSPGSIARAEDRELFREVVEKLGLLQPDNATATSFAEAAEIADRIGYPVIVRPSFVLGGRAMEIVYDRASLERYMTYAVEASPQHPILIDKFLEAAVEVDVDAISDGELVVVAGIMQHIEEAGVHSGDSACILPPYDLPADVIARIKDQTRALARELGVIGLMNIQYAVRGSDVYLLEVNPRASRTVPFVSKAIGAPLAKLAARVMAGRTLRELGFTEDPTPAYVSAKEVVLPFIKFPGVDILLGPEMRSTGEVMGIDATMGLAYAKSQIAAGNTLPTKGTVFLSLKRQHPGGEEEIARGLTALGFRILATEGTAARLAALGIAAEQVAKVGESRPNILDRIINGDVDWIVNTPLGGDAKEDEKALRRAAIERGIPIMTTLAAARAGLAGIKALRESTAHVLSLQEYHAGTFGK; encoded by the coding sequence TGGGCGGCCAGACCGGCCTCAACCTCTCCGTGGCGCTGGCGGAGCGCGGCATCCTGCACAAGTACGGCGTGGAGCTCATCGGCGCGAAGCTGGGGCCGATCAAGAAGGCGGAGGACCGCGGCCAGTTCAAGGACGCCATGATCCGCATCGGCCTGGAGGTGCCCCGCAGCGAGGTGATCCACTCCATGGAGGAGGCGTGGTCCTTCGGCGCCCTGGTGAACTACCAGGCCGTCATCCGGCCCGCCTTCACCCTCGGCGGCTCCGGCGCCGGCGTCTCGTTCAACAGGGAGGAGTACGGACGCGCCGTGCAGTACGGGCTGGACGCCAGCCCCGTGACCGAGGTGCTGGTGGAGGAGTCGGTGCTCGGCTGGAAGGAGTACGAGCTGGAGGTGATGCGCGACCTGAACGACAACGTCGTCATCATCTGCTCCATCGAGAACTTCGACGCCATGGGGGTGCACACGGGCGACAGCATCACCGTGGCCCCCGCGCAGACCCTCACGGACCGCGAGTACCAGCTCATGCGCGACGCCTCCGTGGCGATCATGCGCGAGATCGGCGTGGACACCGGCGGGTCGAACGTGCAGTTCGCCGTGTGCCCGACAACCGGCCGCCTGGTGGTCATCGAGATGAACCCCCGCGTGTCGCGCAGCTCCGCGCTCGCCTCCAAGGCCACGGGCTTCCCCATCGCCAAAATCGCGGCGAAACTCGCCGTCGGCTACTCCCTCGACGAGATCCGCAACGACATCACGCGCGAGACCCCGGCCTCGTTCGAGCCGACCATTGACTATGTCGTGACCAAGATCCCGCGCTGGGCCTTTGAGAAGTTCCCCGGCGCCGAGGACGCGCTCACGGTGCAGATGAAGAGCGTCGGCGAGACCATGAGCATCGGCCGCACGTTCAAGGAGTCGCTCCAGAAGGCCATCCGCGGCCTGGAGATCGGCCGCTTCGGCCTGGGCGGCGACGGCCGGGGCAAGGGCCTCTCGGCGTCGGACGCGGAGGGCCTCGACCGCGAGACGCTCCTGCGCGCGATGCGCAAGCCCAACCGCGAGCGCCTGTTCCAGATGGCGAACGCCCTGCGCCTCGGCGTGTCCGTGGAGGACCTCTGCGAGGCCACGAAGGTGGACCCGTGGTTTGTGCGCCAGATGCGCGAGATCATTGAGGCGGAGGCCGAAATCCGCGCGACGCCCGACCCGGACGCCGCCACGCTGCTCCGCTTCAAGAAGCTGGGGTTCTCGGACAAGCAGCTCGGCCACCTCTGGGGGAAGACCGACCTCGAGGTGCGCGCCCTGCGCAAGGGACTCGGCGTCATCCCCGGCTACCGGCTCGTGGACACCTGCGCCGCCGAGTTCGCCGCCCACACCCCCTACTACTACTCCTCCTACGACAACGAGGACGAGGTGGAGCTGACGGGGAAGGAGTCCATCATCATCCTGGGCGGCGGCCCCAACCGCATCGGCCAGGGCATCGAGTTCGACTACTGCTGCGTCCACGCGGCCTTCGCCCTGAAGGACGACGGGTACGAGACCGTCATGGTCAACTGCAACCCGGAGACGGTGTCCACGGACTACGACACGTCGGACCGCCTCTTCTTCGAGCCCGTCACCTTCGAGGACGTGATGAACATCATTGACCGGGTGAAGCCGAAGGGCGTCATCGTGCAGTTCGGCGGCCAGACCCCGCTGAACCTCGCCCAGCGCCTCGAGGCCGCGGGCGCGCCCATCATCGGCACCTCCCCCGGCAGCATCGCCCGCGCCGAGGACCGCGAGCTGTTCCGCGAGGTCGTGGAAAAGCTCGGCCTGCTCCAGCCGGACAACGCGACGGCCACCTCCTTCGCCGAGGCCGCCGAAATCGCCGACCGCATCGGCTACCCCGTCATCGTGCGCCCGTCGTTCGTCCTGGGCGGCCGCGCCATGGAGATCGTCTACGACCGCGCCTCCCTCGAGCGCTACATGACCTACGCCGTCGAGGCGTCGCCCCAGCACCCCATCCTCATTGACAAGTTCCTCGAGGCCGCCGTCGAGGTGGACGTGGACGCCATCTCCGACGGCGAACTCGTCGTGGTCGCGGGCATCATGCAGCACATCGAGGAGGCCGGGGTCCACTCCGGCGACAGCGCGTGCATCCTGCCGCCCTACGACCTGCCCGCCGACGTCATCGCGCGGATCAAGGACCAGACCCGCGCCCTGGCCCGCGAGCTCGGCGTGATCGGCCTCATGAACATCCAGTACGCCGTGCGCGGGAGCGATGTCTACCTCCTCGAGGTGAACCCCCGCGCCTCGCGCACCGTCCCCTTCGTCAGCAAGGCCATCGGCGCGCCCCTGGCCAAGCTGGCCGCCCGCGTCATGGCGGGCAGGACCCTGCGCGAACTCGGCTTCACCGAGGACCCCACCCCCGCCTACGTCTCCGCCAAGGAGGTCGTCCTCCCCTTCATCAAGTTCCCCGGCGTGGACATCCTCCTCGGCCCCGAAATGCGCAGCACCGGCGAGGTCATGGGCATTGACGCCACCATGGGCCTCGCCTACGCCAAGAGCCAGATCGCCGCGGGCAACACCCTGCCCACCAAGGGCACCGTCTTCCTCAGCCTCAAGCGCCAGCACCCCGGCGGGGAGGAGGAGATCGCCCGCGGCCTCACCGCCCTCGGCTTCCGCATCCTCGCCACCGAGGGCACCGCCGCCCGGCTGGCCGCCCTCGGCATCGCCGCCGAACAGGTCGCCAAGGTCGGCGAGAGCCGCCCCAACATCCTCGACCGCATCATCAACGGCGACGTGGACTGGATCGTGAACACCCCCCTCGGCGGCGACGCCAAGGAGGATGAGAAGGCCCTCCGCCGCGCCGCCATCGAGCGCGGCATCCCCATCATGACCACCCTCGCCGCCGCCCGCGCCGGCCTCGCCGGCATCAAGGCCCTCCGCGAAAGCACCGCCCACGTGCTCTCCCTCCAGGAATACCACGCCGGCACCTTCGGGAAGTAA
- a CDS encoding arylsulfatase, translating to MATRRAFLRGVAAAAAGAALLRRAGAAESAAQPNIVLILADDIGYGDLGCYGAPEVKTPNLDRLAREGVRCTDAHAPASVCSPTRYALLTGRYAWRSERGDHILDGDAPLVIEPGRPTIPSVLKGAGYATGLVGKWHLGLGTPESPVDYNGEVKPGPLEVGFDEAFYMPATGDRVPCVYVENHRVAGLDPADPIRIDYKNPVGDEPTGTSHPELLKIKADPQHSKAIVNGISRIGYMAGGHAARWVDEDLADVFAARAAAFIEKHKSAPFYLQFCPHDIHEPMVPHPRFRGTSGCGWRGDVIHQLDAAVGRVLDTLDRLGLAENTLVVFSSDNGGAIKDTYDDGTNELHAKQPPNAPWRGQKGQLFEGGHRVPLLARWPGRIRAGGECAHLLGLVDMMTVFADAAGLETLPDDAGPDSFDVLPALARPELKRLYRDHLVVQAYNKKMLSLRRGPWKLIAPEGKKPELYNLQDDPGEERDLAKKMPDKVAEMTAELDKIKAAGRTRP from the coding sequence ATGGCGACACGGCGGGCGTTTCTTCGCGGGGTGGCGGCGGCGGCCGCGGGGGCGGCCCTGCTGCGCCGCGCGGGGGCGGCGGAGTCCGCCGCGCAGCCGAACATCGTCCTCATCCTCGCCGACGACATCGGCTACGGCGACCTGGGGTGCTACGGCGCGCCGGAGGTGAAGACGCCGAACCTGGACCGGCTGGCCCGCGAGGGCGTGCGCTGCACGGACGCCCATGCGCCCGCGTCGGTCTGCTCGCCGACGCGCTACGCCCTCCTCACGGGGCGCTACGCCTGGCGCAGCGAGCGGGGCGACCACATCCTGGACGGCGACGCGCCGCTCGTCATTGAGCCCGGGCGGCCGACCATCCCGTCGGTCCTGAAGGGGGCGGGCTACGCGACGGGGCTGGTGGGCAAGTGGCATCTGGGCCTGGGCACGCCGGAGTCCCCCGTGGACTACAACGGCGAGGTGAAGCCGGGGCCGCTGGAGGTGGGCTTCGACGAGGCGTTCTACATGCCCGCCACGGGTGACCGCGTGCCCTGCGTCTATGTGGAGAACCACCGGGTCGCCGGGCTGGACCCCGCCGACCCCATCCGGATTGACTACAAGAACCCCGTGGGCGACGAGCCGACCGGAACGTCGCACCCGGAACTGCTGAAGATCAAGGCGGACCCCCAGCACTCGAAGGCCATCGTGAACGGCATCAGCCGCATCGGCTACATGGCCGGCGGCCACGCCGCCCGCTGGGTGGACGAGGACCTGGCGGACGTGTTCGCCGCGCGCGCCGCAGCGTTTATCGAAAAGCACAAGAGCGCGCCCTTCTACCTCCAGTTCTGCCCCCACGACATCCACGAGCCGATGGTGCCCCACCCCCGCTTCCGCGGCACGAGCGGGTGCGGGTGGCGCGGCGACGTCATCCACCAGCTCGACGCCGCCGTGGGCCGGGTCCTCGACACGCTGGACCGCCTCGGCCTCGCCGAGAACACGCTGGTCGTCTTCTCCAGCGACAACGGCGGTGCGATCAAGGACACCTATGACGACGGCACGAACGAACTCCACGCGAAGCAGCCGCCGAACGCCCCCTGGCGCGGGCAGAAGGGCCAGCTCTTCGAGGGCGGCCACCGCGTGCCGCTGCTGGCCCGCTGGCCGGGCCGCATCCGCGCGGGGGGCGAGTGCGCCCATTTGCTGGGGCTGGTGGACATGATGACCGTGTTCGCCGACGCCGCGGGCCTGGAGACCCTGCCCGACGACGCGGGGCCGGACAGCTTCGACGTCCTGCCCGCGCTGGCGCGCCCGGAGTTGAAGCGCCTCTACCGCGACCATCTGGTCGTCCAGGCGTACAACAAGAAGATGCTTTCCCTGCGGCGGGGCCCGTGGAAGCTCATCGCGCCGGAGGGGAAGAAACCGGAGCTGTACAACCTGCAGGACGACCCCGGCGAGGAGAGGGATCTGGCGAAAAAGATGCCGGACAAGGTCGCGGAGATGACGGCGGAGCTCGACAAGATCAAGGCCGCCGGACGCACCCGGCCCTGA